The Streptomyces europaeiscabiei genome window below encodes:
- a CDS encoding TetR/AcrR family transcriptional regulator, with protein MADTDDTETGTETETETGTETGTETETGTETGTGTGTETGTGTGTVADRGPKQDRSRVTRKRLLEAAVSCLAEHGWAGSTVSVVAERAGVSRGAAQHHFRTREDLFTAAVEYVAEERSLALRALFRDSPDDRRAVVAAVVDLYTGPLFRAALHLWVAASNEDQLRPRVTELEARFGREAHRIAVDLLRVDETVPGVRETVQGLLDMARGLGLANLLTDDTGRRDRVVAQWATLLDEVLG; from the coding sequence ATGGCCGACACCGACGACACCGAGACCGGTACCGAGACCGAGACCGAGACCGGCACCGAGACCGGCACCGAGACCGAGACCGGTACCGAGACCGGCACCGGCACCGGCACCGAGACCGGCACCGGCACCGGCACGGTGGCCGACCGCGGGCCCAAACAGGACCGCAGCCGGGTCACCCGCAAGCGGCTCCTGGAAGCCGCGGTGTCCTGCCTCGCCGAACACGGCTGGGCCGGCTCCACCGTCTCCGTCGTCGCCGAACGCGCCGGTGTCTCCCGCGGCGCCGCCCAACACCACTTCCGCACCCGCGAGGACCTGTTCACCGCCGCCGTCGAGTACGTCGCCGAGGAACGCTCCCTCGCCCTGCGCGCCCTCTTCCGTGACAGCCCCGACGACCGCCGCGCCGTCGTCGCCGCCGTCGTCGACCTCTACACCGGCCCCCTCTTCCGCGCCGCCCTCCACCTCTGGGTCGCCGCCTCCAACGAGGACCAGCTCCGCCCCCGCGTCACCGAACTCGAAGCCCGCTTCGGCCGTGAGGCCCACCGCATCGCCGTCGACCTCCTCCGCGTCGACGAGACCGTCCCCGGCGTCCGCGAAACCGTCCAGGGCCTCCTCGACATGGCCCGCGGCCTCGGCCTCGCCAACCTCCTCACCGACGACACCGGCCGCCGCGACAGGGTGGTGGCCCAGTGGGCGACGCTGCTGG
- a CDS encoding AMP-binding protein has translation MFRSEYADVPPVELPIHDAVPAHAAEFGDLPALIDGVDGVDGTTLTYEQVDRFHRRLAASFAEAGAGKGDVLALHSWAGPGPPPT, from the coding sequence ATGTTCCGCAGCGAGTACGCAGACGTCCCACCCGTCGAACTCCCCATCCACGACGCCGTACCGGCCCACGCCGCCGAGTTCGGCGACCTGCCCGCCCTGATCGACGGCGTCGACGGCGTCGACGGCACGACCCTCACGTACGAACAGGTGGACCGCTTCCACCGGCGGCTCGCCGCCTCGTTCGCCGAGGCGGGCGCGGGCAAGGGCGACGTACTCGCCCTGCACAGCTGGGCCGGCCCCGGGCCACCGCCGACATGA
- a CDS encoding acyl-CoA dehydrogenase family protein, whose protein sequence is MSPVLETEEHKALRAAVAGLGKRYGRAYIATINKEGRHPDELWSEAAKLGYLGVNLPEEYEGGGGGITELSIVLEELGAAGCPLLMMVVSPAICGTVIARFGTTAQQQTWLPALANGTRLMAFGITEPDAGSNSHRITTTARRSAGGDWLLTGRKVFISGVDRADAVLIVGRTEDARTGTLKPCLFIVPTDTPGFEYRPIDMELRAAEKQFELTFDDIRLPADALVGDENAGLLQLFAGLNPERIMTAAFAIGMARYALARAVDYARERTVWRQPIGAHQAIAHPLAQSHIELELARLMMQKAAHLYDAGDDAAAGEAANMAKYAAGEACVKAVDQAVHTLGGNGLTTEFGLASLITAARVSRIAPVSREMILNYVSHQTLGLPKSY, encoded by the coding sequence ATGTCTCCCGTCCTGGAAACCGAAGAACACAAGGCCCTAAGAGCCGCCGTCGCCGGCCTGGGGAAACGCTACGGCCGCGCCTACATCGCCACGATCAACAAAGAGGGCCGCCACCCCGACGAACTCTGGTCGGAGGCAGCGAAACTCGGCTACCTGGGCGTCAACCTCCCCGAGGAGTACGAGGGCGGAGGCGGCGGCATCACCGAACTCTCCATCGTCCTGGAGGAGCTGGGCGCCGCAGGCTGCCCCCTGCTCATGATGGTCGTCTCGCCCGCCATCTGCGGCACCGTCATCGCCCGCTTCGGCACCACGGCCCAGCAACAGACCTGGCTGCCCGCGCTGGCGAACGGCACCCGCCTCATGGCCTTCGGCATCACCGAACCCGACGCCGGCTCCAACAGCCACCGCATCACCACCACCGCCCGCAGATCCGCCGGAGGCGACTGGCTGCTCACCGGCCGCAAGGTCTTCATCTCCGGCGTCGACAGGGCCGACGCCGTCCTCATCGTCGGCCGCACCGAGGACGCCCGCACCGGCACCCTCAAGCCCTGCCTCTTCATCGTCCCCACGGACACCCCCGGCTTCGAGTACCGCCCGATCGACATGGAACTCCGCGCCGCCGAGAAGCAGTTCGAGCTGACCTTCGACGACATCCGGCTCCCCGCGGACGCCCTCGTCGGCGACGAGAACGCCGGCCTGCTCCAGCTCTTCGCCGGCCTCAACCCCGAGCGGATCATGACGGCCGCCTTCGCCATCGGCATGGCCAGGTACGCCCTCGCCAGGGCCGTCGACTACGCCCGCGAGCGCACCGTATGGCGTCAGCCCATCGGAGCCCACCAGGCGATCGCCCACCCCCTCGCCCAGTCCCACATCGAACTCGAACTGGCCCGCCTGATGATGCAGAAGGCGGCCCACCTCTACGACGCCGGCGACGACGCGGCGGCCGGCGAGGCCGCCAACATGGCCAAGTACGCGGCGGGTGAGGCCTGCGTGAAGGCCGTCGACCAGGCCGTGCACACCCTCGGCGGCAACGGCCTCACCACCGAGTTCGGCCTCGCCTCACTGATAACGGCCGCGCGCGTGTCTCGTATCGCGCCGGTGAGCCGGGAGATGATTCTCAACTACGTCTCCCACCAGACCCTGGGCCTGCCGAAGTCGTACTAG
- a CDS encoding enoyl-CoA hydratase family protein produces the protein MTDLIRYAHHRGIATLTLDSPANRNALSAALVAELCDALDRCGKDDTVRAVVLTHTGNTFCAGADLRDPPDPQALVDLLRLLLELPKPVVARVTGHVRAGGLGLLGACDIAAAGPEATFALTEVRIGVAPAVISLTLRPRTDPRALARYYLTGERFGSAEAARIGLLTTAGADVDDVLEPVLDGLRRASPKALAETKHLLTTKVLENFDLDAGELTRLSSRLFASADAREGMTAFLERREPGWVL, from the coding sequence GTGACAGACCTCATCCGATACGCCCACCACCGGGGGATCGCCACCCTCACCCTCGACTCCCCGGCCAACCGCAACGCCCTCTCCGCCGCCCTCGTCGCCGAACTCTGCGACGCCCTCGACCGGTGCGGCAAGGACGACACCGTACGAGCCGTCGTCCTCACCCACACCGGCAACACCTTCTGCGCCGGAGCCGACCTGCGCGACCCACCCGACCCGCAGGCCCTGGTCGACCTCCTCCGCCTGCTCCTCGAACTGCCCAAGCCCGTAGTCGCCCGCGTCACCGGACACGTCCGGGCGGGCGGCCTCGGCCTGCTCGGAGCCTGCGACATCGCCGCCGCCGGCCCCGAGGCCACCTTCGCCCTCACCGAGGTCCGCATCGGCGTCGCCCCCGCCGTCATCTCCCTCACCCTCCGCCCCCGCACCGACCCCCGCGCCCTGGCCCGCTACTACCTCACCGGCGAGAGGTTCGGCTCCGCCGAAGCCGCCCGCATCGGCCTGCTCACCACCGCCGGCGCCGATGTCGACGACGTCCTCGAACCCGTCCTCGACGGACTGCGCCGAGCCTCCCCGAAGGCCCTGGCGGAGACGAAACACCTGCTCACGACTAAGGTTCTGGAGAACTTCGACCTGGACGCGGGCGAACTGACCCGCCTCTCGTCCCGGCTGTTCGCCTCCGCCGACGCCCGCGAGGGCATGACGGCCTTCCTCGAAAGACGGGAACCGGGATGGGTTCTGTGA